The Amblyomma americanum isolate KBUSLIRL-KWMA chromosome 5, ASM5285725v1, whole genome shotgun sequence genome window below encodes:
- the mldr gene encoding mitochondrial ribonuclease P catalytic subunit, producing MKVLQFKALCRLMSCRRARGARSSRNSMAAAWRRCFARLASGACGRTPLPAVERAEKLYAEVASYAEGRPLSPKDWACFEEQNNPGKRPPFRSELMRCLVVKRDYALAQSLLEYAEGVGGGVTRTLLAYYLALCSTEHQAATCLRRILESSGGLLDARTRDLVVRSLCETPLWRKAIELLDEPAPSSDALNAVAVAALKHGDYSTAWRSVEQLRGSPPLHIHHSTLEAWLMTACTLAQNKQPDQGRWLVDRLLAYLGGSDQGPLSSSLALGLSSFYDKWALPGWSTAPAEISRDGCCCRCGRQLELYQLSSAEWEELRQGVLERCLEGDDPYLSSNPQELNRFRDFLNRAPAYTVVLDGLNVALMGGGTPRLKAQQLLKVVQHYAVQRNKAVLVVGRKHMLQWPANIMDRIWKHCLRYLANDTSHDDPFLLYAALHGGPGTLVVSRDLMRQHRFRLGDPRLQELFRRWRHLHQEQWGTNAPIPAISYKVEVQGSSTDGWHVPHTEENDTAVATPSPSAPVQWLCIAPATTLQSSS from the exons ATGAAAGTTTTGCAATTCAAGGCTTTGTGCCGGCTTATGTCGTGTAGGCGTGCTCGCGGCGCTCGCAGCTCGAGAAATAGCAtggcggcggcgtggcgccggTGTTTCGCTCGTCTGGCGTCTGGCGCGTGCGGCAGGACGCCGCTTCCGGCCGTCGAGCGAGCTGAGAAACTTTACGCCGAAGTCGCCAGCTACGCCGAGGGGCGGCCGCTCTCGCCGAAGGACTGGGCATGTTTCGAGGAGCAGAACAACCCGGGCAAGCGGCCTCCGTTCCGCAGCGAGCTCATGCGCTGCCTAGTGGTTAAGCGAGACTACGCGCTGGCTCAGTCGCTGCTTGAGTATGCGGAAGGCGTCGGCGGAGGTGTGACTCGCACGCTGCTCGCCTACTACCTGGCGCTATGCTCTACCGAGCACCAGGCAGCCACGTGTCTGCGCAGAATCCTCGAGTCAAG TGGTGGCCTGTTGGACGCGAGAACACGGGACTTGGTGGTTCGATCCCTTTGTGAGACGCCACTCTGGAGAAAAGCCATCGAGCTTCTTGACGAGCCTGCACCATCTTCAGATGCTCTCAATGCTGTAGCAGTTGCGGCTCTGAAACACGGCGACTATTCCACAGCTTGGCGCAGCGTGGAACAACTGCGGGGATCACCGCCTCTGCACATCCACCATTCCACCCTGGAGGCATGGCTCATGACTGCCTGCACGCTAGCACAAAACAAGCAACCTGACCAGGGGCGTTGGCTGGTTGACCGTCTCTTGGCGTACTTGGGTGGTAGTGATCAGGGACCACTGAGTTCATCGCTTGCACTTGGACTGTCTAGCTTCTACGACAA GTGGGCCCTGCCTGGCTGGAGTACTGCCCCTGCTGAAATTTCCAG GGATGGCTGCTGCTGTCGGTGTGGCCGCCAGCTTGAGTTGTACCAGCTCAGCAGTGCCGAGTGGGAGGAGCTGCGGCAGGGCGTCCTGGAGCGATGCCTGGAGGGCGACGACCCCTACCTGAGCAGCAACCCTCAGGAGCTGAACCGCTTCAGGGACTTTCTGAACCGTGCTCCGGCCTACACGGTGGTCTTGGACGGTCTAAATGTCGCCCTCATGGGGGGTGGCACGCCCCGGCTCAAAGCACAGCAG CTGCTGAAAGTGGTGCAGCACTATGCAGTCCAACGTAACAAAGCCGTACTGGTCGTCGGACGCAAGCACATGCTGCAGTGGCCTGCCAACATCATGGACCGCATCTGGAAGCACTGCCTCCGCTACCTGGCCAATGACAC ATCACACGACGATCCATTTCTACTGTATGCGGCACTACATGGGGGACCGGGCACGCTGGTGGTGTCGCGTGACCTAATGCGGCAGCACCGCTTCCGCCTCGGCGATCCACGGCTCCAGGAGCTGTTTAGGCGTTGGCGCCACCTGCACCAGGAGCAGTGGGGCACCAACGCCCCCATACCGGCGATCTCTTACAAGGTGGAGGTGCAGGGAAGCTCCACAGATGGCTGGCATGTGCCACACACGGAGGAAAATGACACAGCTGTGGCCACGCCTTCGCCTTCAGCACCGGTACAGTGGCTCTGCATTGCACCTGCAACCACTCTTCAATCTTCGTCATAG